One genomic window of Salvelinus fontinalis isolate EN_2023a unplaced genomic scaffold, ASM2944872v1 scaffold_0021, whole genome shotgun sequence includes the following:
- the LOC129842176 gene encoding protein LRATD2-like, whose translation MGNQVEKLTHLNYDNVPTADPNGFDTEDELGPRIGVSYIFSADDDEQEERIDGPDRNQNEEEKQYDNCNELECVVYYRDESVYEKNLKLSDMCTYSTENLLNKCIPGDLVEFVATGQYPHWVVYVGDFQVVHLHRAEIKNNFLTDASQGKRGRIVNELYKFRALPPEVVVQNAMQQVGTRDRELYWRNSECFAAWCRFGKREFKIGGELRIGKQPYRLKMLFSEKKSHVLEFQSFDDLIMEKRRNDQIGRDAVTQELANHLNSTDAEMKDGFHQSVN comes from the coding sequence ATGGGTAACCAGGTTGAGAAACTGACACATCTGAATTATGACAATGTTCCGACCGCAGATCCGAACGGGTTTGACACCGAGGATGAGCTAGGGCCCCGGATCGGAGTGTCCTATATCTTCTCAGCAGACGACGACGAACAAGAGGAACGTATTGACGGACCGGACCGGAACCAGAACGAGGAAGAGAAACAATACGATAACTGCAACGAGTTGGAGTGTGTTGTGTACTACCGTGACGAATCTGTGTACGAGAAAAATCTCAAACTATCTGATATGTGCACGTATTCGACAGAGAATCTTTTGAACAAGTGTATACCGGGGGATTTGGTGGAGTTCGTGGCTACGGGCCAGTACCCTCACTGGGTTGTGTACGTGGGCGACTTTCAGGTCGTTCACCTGCACCGGGCTGAAATTAAGAATAATTTCCTGACAGATGCCAGTCAGGGAAAGAGAGGCAGGATAGTAAACGAGCTGTATAAATTCCGCGCTCTGCCTCCCGAGGTGGTGGTGCAGAACGCGATGCAGCAAGTAGGAACgcgagacagagagctgtactggAGAAACTCTGAGTGTTTTGCTGCGTGGTGCAGGTTCGGGAAGAGGGAATTCAAGATAGGAGGAGAGCTCCGTATCGGAAAGCAGCCCTACAGGTTGAAAATGCTTTTTTCTGAAAAGAAAAGTCACGTCCTTGAATTTCAGAGTTTTGACGACTTGATcatggagaagaggagaaacGATCAGATAGGCAGAGATGCGGTGACGCAAGAGTTAGCGAACCATCTCAACTCAACTGATGCTGAAATGAAGGACGGCTTTCATCAGAGTGTAAACTGA